The DNA region AACGTTGGTTTTTGGTAACGTTTTTATAATTTACATTAGATCTTTCATCAAATAAATCAAAATCACTACCTAAGTCTAATATATGTCCAGTTTTTAAAGATACTATGGTTAAATCTACCGTACTTCCTCTACTATGTCCAGATTTAGCGGAAATATATTCCTCTTTAAATAAATCCTTTTTATCTATGTTAGGATAGTATTTTTCTTTCATTTTGGTGTCAGTGGTATCTTGTGCCCATTTTATAAATTGATTAACAGCACGCTGTGGTCTGTAAGCATCAAACACCAATAGGCCAAAGCCTAATTTTTCAAATTCTTGTTGTACTTTCTTTAATGCCTCTGCAGCCTCTACGGTTAAGATACATTTAGGTTTGTTGTACCCATCGATTGGTCGTCCAATAAAGTTATTATCTGAATAATAACGTAAATCGGTTCTTAATTTAGGGATAACCTCTTTTACATAAACAAAACCTTCAGGTAGCGTACCTGATTTATTCTGAGCTTGAATTTGAACAGAAATACTAACTAATACTATAACTGATAAAAGTTTTATGAAATTTAAAATTTTCATTAATTTAATCTTTTGGGTTAAGAGTTTAACGCTAAAGTATTCAATATATTTTATAAAAAAGTGTAATGGCAAGTGAGTAGTAAGGTAATAAGCTTAACTATTACAAGCTTTAAAAAATAAAATTTTCATTATTTATCAATTAAAAAAGTTACCATTCAAACTTTAAATATAAAGGTAAGATAGAACCTCAAATAGGTTTTATCACTATATTTAAGCAAAATTTAAGAGTAAAATGGATCAAAAATTAATGTCTAAGAAAAAGCCTGCCTTTCCTATTACGGATAAGCTTTCAAATTATCTTACCAAACATGGCAGGAATATTAAGATCCCTATTTTTTATGAAGATTTGTTGCGTTTTCAGGGAGCAGTAGAAATTTTTGATGAAGATGGAAACGATACGTTGTGGGTCAGTGTATATTTTGCAGAACATGAACGCGATGAGATAGAAATGAGCTTAAAACGTATTTATACCATTT from Aureibaculum sp. 2308TA14-22 includes:
- a CDS encoding M15 family metallopeptidase, with amino-acid sequence MKILNFIKLLSVIVLVSISVQIQAQNKSGTLPEGFVYVKEVIPKLRTDLRYYSDNNFIGRPIDGYNKPKCILTVEAAEALKKVQQEFEKLGFGLLVFDAYRPQRAVNQFIKWAQDTTDTKMKEKYYPNIDKKDLFKEEYISAKSGHSRGSTVDLTIVSLKTGHILDLGSDFDLFDERSNVNYKNVTKNQRSIRLMLQRRMVKHGFKPHEKEWWHFTLAKEPYPDTYFDFSIE